Proteins from one Plodia interpunctella isolate USDA-ARS_2022_Savannah chromosome 3, ilPloInte3.2, whole genome shotgun sequence genomic window:
- the Gas41 gene encoding YEATS domain-containing protein 4, producing the protein MSLPTDFGPDSGGRVKGLTIVKPIVYGNVARYFGKKREEDGHTHQWTVYVKPYANEDMSAYVKKVHFKLHESYANPNRIITKPPYELTETGWGEFEIVIKIYFHDPNERPVTLYHILKLFQSPVSEGAPPTVGRALVSESYEEIVFQEPTQLMQHLLNNVKPITNGQWTHDTDFEDKKEKTLEKIIAAQTKVRSEITELKEKLHLAKETITKFKEEIAKIQNSDKSGLPGL; encoded by the exons ATGAGTCTCCCAACAGATTTTGGACCCGATTCCGGCGGGAGAGTAAAG GGTTTAACGATAGTAAAGCCTATAGTTTACGGCAATGTAGCCAGATATTTTGGCAAGAAACGCGAAGAAGACGGGCACACGCATCAATGGACTGTTTATGTGAAACCGTATGCGAACGAGGATATGTCGGCTTATGTGAAGAAGGTGCATTTCAAATTGCACGAGAGTTATGCCAACCCCAACCGGATAATCACGAAACCGCCGTACGAGCTCACTGAGACTGGTTGGGGAGAATTTGAGATAGTCATCAAGATATACTTTCATGATCCAAACGAAAGGCCG GTAACCCTATACCACATCCTGAAGCTGTTCCAGTCCCCGGTGTCCGAGGGCGCGCCCCCGACGGTGGGCCGCGCGCTCGTCAGCGAATCCTACGAGGAAATCGTTTTCCAGGAGCCCACGCAGCTGATGCAGCATCTGCTTAATAATGTGAAGCCAATCACAAATGGACAGTGGACACATGATACTGACT TTGAAGATAAGAAAGAGAAGACTTTAGAAAAGATCATTGCAGCTCAAACCAAAGTGCGCAGTGAGATCACCGAGCTCAAGGAAAAACTACACCTCGCAAAGGAAACAATCACAAAGTTTAAAGAAGAAATCGCCAAGATCCAGAACAGTGACAAGTCCGGTTTGCCCGGGTTATAG
- the LOC128683523 gene encoding dnaJ homolog subfamily C member 1 has protein sequence MKLGLFLFLTLIYGAMAWDDDDLEVFDVVEEVNQNFYELLGVTQDASPSEIKSAFKKLTLKLHPDKNDAPDADVQFRNLVSVHNILKDPGKREKYNEVLANGLPNWRSAIYYYRHVRKMGLAEGSIILFIIISFGQYAVGWAAYAEKRFTAEQIISSRGKKSSKKSGFDTGLAEILEQLPKPSVKDTLPFQIPRFLWWSVTAVPRAIAEFKRQMKEREEEAKRQKKREEEERERAERQTAQAAQPRPARRRRWAPPPREPGDPDVGDRHRHAAPRCELAAPSPPVISGGLWTDDDLAELVRLVKKYPGGSSERWERIAEAMGRAVPEVTHMAAKLKENCYKLPGQEASEPPPLEPVKKVKTRKTEEVPAGNWSQSQQKALETALAKHPKGGAGDRWQKIAAAVPGKTKEECMQRCRYLSDMVRKQKQKEEEDQQKEEETHNDAEELQNGLQT, from the exons atgaaGTTGGgactgtttttatttctcacgCTAATATATGGTGCGATGGCGTGGGATGACGATGATTTAGAAGTATTCGACGTGGTAGAAGAAGTCAACCAGAATTTTTACGAATTACTTGGTGTTACGCAG GATGCTTCTCCATCAGAAATAAAGTCTGCATTTAAGAAGCTGACTCTAAAATTGCACCCGGATAAGAATGATGCTCCAGATGCAGATGTACAATTCCGGAATCTAGTCTCAGTTCACAATATCCTCAAAGACCCAGGGAAACGAGAGaa ATATAATGAGGTGCTCGCAAATGGTCTTCCAAACTGGCGGTCAGCGATATACTACTACCGGCACGTGCGCAAGATGGGCCTGGCCGAGGGCTCCATCATcctcttcatcatcatcagcttCGGCCAGTACGCTGTGGGCTGGGCAGCTTATGCCGAGAAGAGGTTTACCGCT GAGCAAATTATAAGCAGTAGGGGTAAGAAATCATCCAAAAAGTCGGGCTTCGATACCGGCCTCGCTGAGATATTGGAGCAGCTGCCGAAGCCGAGCGTCAAGGACACGCTGCCATTCCAAATCCCAAGGTTCCTGTGGTGGTCGGTCACCGCTGTGCCTCGGGCCATTGCGGAGTTCAAACGGCAGATGAAAGAGAGGGAGGAAGAAGCGAAGAGACAGAAGAAAag GGAGGAAGAGGAGCGCGAGAGGGCCGAGCGGCAGACAGCGCAGGCGGCGCAGCCCAGACCCGCGCGTCGCCGCCGCtgggcgccgccgccgcgcgaGCCCGGCGACCCCGACGTCGGCGACCGTCACCGCCACGCGGCGCCGCGCTGCGAGCTCGCCGCACCG TCTCCACCGGTCATATCAGGTGGTCTATGGACAGACGACGACCTGGCTGAGTTGGTTCGCTTAGTGAAGAAGTATCCGGGGGGCAGTAGCGAGAGGTGGGAGCGGATAGCGGAAGCGATGGGCCGGGCTGTACCGGAAGTGACGCACATGGCCGCCAAGTTGAAGGAGAACTGTTACAAGTTGCCCGGACAAGAGGCCAGTGAACCCCCGCCGCTGGAGCCGGTTAAAAAG GTGAAAACGCGTAAAACAGAAGAAGTGCCGGCGGGCAACTGGTCGCAGAGCCAGCAGAAGGCGCTGGAGACGGCGCTGGCGAAGCACCCGAAGGGCGGCGCCGGCGATCGCTGGCAGAAGATCGCGGCCGCCGTGCCCGGGAAGACCAAA gaggAATGTATGCAGAGGTGTAGGTATCTATCAGATATGGTGAGGAAACAAAAGCAAAAAGAAGAGGAAGATCAGCAGAAAGAAGAAGAGACACACAATGACGCAGAGGAACTACAAAATGGACTGCAGACTTGA
- the LOC128683793 gene encoding uncharacterized protein LOC128683793 isoform X2 yields the protein MRVGGPMRGRQVMSCPLAMLRHGMLRPGQRAPAPPSRTQGAPVVCPMAGSISAGHSRRYCHLLHLLPPLQAPIPEQRLHVFILVLRAPAHLQPGLRRVPLPAPSLLPLRVLPPGASTVTSKPNLYPLVITCGAEGDGKAGNYLMVQYFRNYVIHAPGSLSAASTAESLNSSYLCNAANDANTIVPPPYSCASNYDDCGGGGCGRSLLRSLSSLTEPRAPPPPRARTTPDVSPALHHTQRREATAAFRENLITSPVQALDPSFDLDLDLIDCELYCDGGCKPRLGASPPSHRSPSNLDEDAATPGYEYEAYGLRQLFSSEGAGACESPPQPTSPTQSRDSTLRRPSDENRRRRVEPKKIPRSRKSSLYMPLSVAYPVRTSRKSPGARASSRSAPATPCNPLVPNFLNYAPRVLTSRHSSRSSRCEEESNPLLSEVEHARLDHKF from the exons a TGCGTGTCGGAGGTCCCATGCGGGGACGGCAAGTCATGTCCTGCCCCCTGGCAATGTTGCGACACGGGATGCTGCGCCCCGGGCAGCGCGCCCCCGCGCCTCCTTCACGAACACAAGGAGCACCCGTGGTATGCCCAATG GCCGGTTCTATTTCTGCTGGGCACTCTCGGCGGTATTGCCATCTGCTGCATCTACTGCCTCCTCTGCAAGCGCCAATCCCCGAACAGCGTCTACATGTGTTCATTCTCGTGCTGCGTGCGCCGGCCCACCTCCAACCAGGACTCCGCCGGGTCCCTCTACCCGCCCCCTCGCTACTCCCGCTGCGGGTCCTTCCACCAGGCGCCTCCACC GTCACATCTAAACCCAATCTTTATCCACTCGTCATCACGTGCGGGGCGGAGGGTGATGGTAAAGCCGGCAACTATCTCATGGTCCAATATTTTAGAAACTATGTAATTCACGCGCCAG GTTCTCTCTCAGCGGCGAGTACTGCCGAGTCTCTCAACTCCAGTTACCTATGCAATGCGGCAAATGAT GCAAATACCATCGTCCCGCCTCCATACTCGTGCGCCAGCAACTACGATGactgcggcggcggcggctgcgGGCGCTCCTTGCTACGCTCGCTGTCCTCGTTGACGGAGCCCCGcgccccgcccccgccccgcGCCCGCACCACCCCTGACGTCTCCCCCGCGCTGCACCATACACAAAGGCGTGAGGCGACTGCCGCTTTCCGAGAGAACTTAATAACTTCACCTGTGCAAGCTTTG GACCCATCGTTCGACTTAGACTTGGATCTAATCGACTGTGAACTATACTGTGATGGCGGTTGCAAGCCACGACTCGGGGCCTCGCCACCGTCGCACCGCTCGCCCTCCAACCTGGACGAGGACGCCGCCACGCCTGGCTATGAATACGAAGCCTACGGACTGAGGCAACTGTTCTCGTCAGAGGGCGCCGGCGCGTGCGAGTCGCCGCCACAACCAACCAGCCCCACGCAATCCAGAGACTCGACTCTAAGGAGGCCGAGCGATGAGAACAGAAGACGAAGAGTAGAGCCCAAAAAGATTCCCAGATCGAGAAAGTCGAGCTTATACATGCCTTTATCAGTAGCGTATCCTGTAAGGACTTCACGGAAGTCTCCCGGGGCGCGGGCGTCGTCACGGTCAGCGCCGGCCACCCCCTGCAACCCCTTAGTCCCCAACTTCCTTAACTACGCCCCGAGGGTGTTGACCTCTCGTCACAGCTCGAGATCCTCAAGGTGCGAAGAGGAAAGCAATCCTCTGTTATCAGAAGTCGAGCATGCGAGACTCGACCACAAGTTCTAA
- the LOC128683496 gene encoding uncharacterized protein LOC128683496 gives MLPAPLAPLDPRKTRALTTIYAPRKLRARKHKTAQTRMLDNDIPIKPTLSPFHPLPAIGQKSDKPKTKVIVFDLNNSEGLDNNSIKLHDVLKPLTPLRIHGYARKSSLDLDRKPQQLLRENTYDVIEPIYLNAAKVRKRDTSITRTSLTPMAADSENTEKEAPKESEQKLSPKTRFKKAAIQVAKLSSLPETGKLLCLRERQTFNICKKDGKSSCKLEELPKSPTQKLNKLTEIFQGLEMNGRQRDKLKKENSWF, from the coding sequence ATGCTGCCCGCCCCACTCGCGCCGCTCGACCCGCGAAAAACACGCGCGCTCACCACCATCTACGCGCCGCGGAAACTCCGCGCGCGCAAACACAAGACGGCGCAAACCAGGATGCTAGACAACGACATCCCCATCAAACCTACCTTATCACCGTTTCACCCTCTCCCCGCGATTGGACAGAAAAGTGACAAACCCAAGACTAAAGTCATCGTTTTCGATCTCAACAACTCTGAAGGACTGGATAACAACTCTATAAAACTACACGATGTCCTTAAACCACTAACGCCGTTGAGGATACATGGATACGCCAGAAAAAGCTCTTTAGATCTTGATAGAAAACCTCAACAACTGCTCAGAGAGAACACGTACGATGTCATAGAACCAATTTATCTAAATGCTGCTAAAGTGAGGAAGAGAGACACGTCAATAACGAGGACAAGTTTAACACCGATGGCTGCTGATTCTGAGAATACGGAAAAAGAAGCCCCGAAAGAGAGTGAACAAAAATTGTCGCCCAAAACGAGGTTCAAGAAGGCGGCGATTCAAGTCGCGAAACTCTCGTCGTTGCCAGAAACAGGGAAGTTATTATGTTTAAGAGAAAGacaaacttttaatatttgtaagaaaGATGGCAAATCTTCGTGTAAACTGGAAGAGCTGCCAAAAAGTCCAACTcagaaactaaataaactaacaGAAATATTTCAGGGTCTCGAAATGAATGGACGGCAAAGGGACAAGCTGAAAAAGGAGAATAGTTGGTTCTAA
- the LOC128683793 gene encoding uncharacterized protein LOC128683793 isoform X1: MSRSRHHAPLLATIMVFALLSLILMGMLLSKPIPCVSEVPCGDGKSCPAPWQCCDTGCCAPGSAPPRLLHEHKEHPWYAQWPVLFLLGTLGGIAICCIYCLLCKRQSPNSVYMCSFSCCVRRPTSNQDSAGSLYPPPRYSRCGSFHQAPPPYSEVTSKPNLYPLVITCGAEGDGKAGNYLMVQYFRNYVIHAPGSLSAASTAESLNSSYLCNAANDANTIVPPPYSCASNYDDCGGGGCGRSLLRSLSSLTEPRAPPPPRARTTPDVSPALHHTQRREATAAFRENLITSPVQALDPSFDLDLDLIDCELYCDGGCKPRLGASPPSHRSPSNLDEDAATPGYEYEAYGLRQLFSSEGAGACESPPQPTSPTQSRDSTLRRPSDENRRRRVEPKKIPRSRKSSLYMPLSVAYPVRTSRKSPGARASSRSAPATPCNPLVPNFLNYAPRVLTSRHSSRSSRCEEESNPLLSEVEHARLDHKF; the protein is encoded by the exons ATGTCAAGATCCAGGCACCACGCGCCTCTGCTCGCTACCATTATGGTCTTCGCCTTACTCTCTTTAATCTTGATGGGAATGCTTCTATCTAAGCCGATACCa TGCGTGTCGGAGGTCCCATGCGGGGACGGCAAGTCATGTCCTGCCCCCTGGCAATGTTGCGACACGGGATGCTGCGCCCCGGGCAGCGCGCCCCCGCGCCTCCTTCACGAACACAAGGAGCACCCGTGGTATGCCCAATG GCCGGTTCTATTTCTGCTGGGCACTCTCGGCGGTATTGCCATCTGCTGCATCTACTGCCTCCTCTGCAAGCGCCAATCCCCGAACAGCGTCTACATGTGTTCATTCTCGTGCTGCGTGCGCCGGCCCACCTCCAACCAGGACTCCGCCGGGTCCCTCTACCCGCCCCCTCGCTACTCCCGCTGCGGGTCCTTCCACCAGGCGCCTCCACCGTATTCTGAA GTCACATCTAAACCCAATCTTTATCCACTCGTCATCACGTGCGGGGCGGAGGGTGATGGTAAAGCCGGCAACTATCTCATGGTCCAATATTTTAGAAACTATGTAATTCACGCGCCAG GTTCTCTCTCAGCGGCGAGTACTGCCGAGTCTCTCAACTCCAGTTACCTATGCAATGCGGCAAATGAT GCAAATACCATCGTCCCGCCTCCATACTCGTGCGCCAGCAACTACGATGactgcggcggcggcggctgcgGGCGCTCCTTGCTACGCTCGCTGTCCTCGTTGACGGAGCCCCGcgccccgcccccgccccgcGCCCGCACCACCCCTGACGTCTCCCCCGCGCTGCACCATACACAAAGGCGTGAGGCGACTGCCGCTTTCCGAGAGAACTTAATAACTTCACCTGTGCAAGCTTTG GACCCATCGTTCGACTTAGACTTGGATCTAATCGACTGTGAACTATACTGTGATGGCGGTTGCAAGCCACGACTCGGGGCCTCGCCACCGTCGCACCGCTCGCCCTCCAACCTGGACGAGGACGCCGCCACGCCTGGCTATGAATACGAAGCCTACGGACTGAGGCAACTGTTCTCGTCAGAGGGCGCCGGCGCGTGCGAGTCGCCGCCACAACCAACCAGCCCCACGCAATCCAGAGACTCGACTCTAAGGAGGCCGAGCGATGAGAACAGAAGACGAAGAGTAGAGCCCAAAAAGATTCCCAGATCGAGAAAGTCGAGCTTATACATGCCTTTATCAGTAGCGTATCCTGTAAGGACTTCACGGAAGTCTCCCGGGGCGCGGGCGTCGTCACGGTCAGCGCCGGCCACCCCCTGCAACCCCTTAGTCCCCAACTTCCTTAACTACGCCCCGAGGGTGTTGACCTCTCGTCACAGCTCGAGATCCTCAAGGTGCGAAGAGGAAAGCAATCCTCTGTTATCAGAAGTCGAGCATGCGAGACTCGACCACAAGTTCTAA